A region of Trichocoleus sp. FACHB-46 DNA encodes the following proteins:
- a CDS encoding family 10 glycosylhydrolase: MHKIYRPRSPLTFFTTFLTAIAMVIAAGLMTPTTAQTSPTKFKDVQGHWAQNCIENLADQKIISGYPDGSFRPSAPVTRAEFAAMVVKAFPGAVNAALPTAPIRFSDVATNYWAAQSIDKASGAGFMSGYPGRIFRPAQNIPRAQVLVALAGGLGYKAAQPVATTLSANFNDAQAIPDYARNAIAAATEKQIVVNYPNVKSLNPNQMATRADVAAAICRSRAGSDQLALVPTQYIASNKPQSQPQSTNKTSEIRGVWLTNVDSEILFSRDRLKNDLQDLANLKFNTVYPTVWNWGHTLYPSEVAKKVIGTEVDPTPGLQGRDMLAEAVAEGHRNNLAVIPWFEFGFMAPAESDLVARHPDWLTTRQDGSTIWAEGKHSRVWLNPFQPEVQQFMIDLVTEIVTKYDIDGIQFDDHFGLPAQFGYDPITVKLYQQEHQGQKPPSDPKDAEWTRWRADKITAVFARTFEAIKARKPKTIVSLSPNPQKFSYEEFLADWATWERRGLVEELLLQIYRTDLNTFISELDQPEVRAAKQHIPVAIGILAGLKDRLMPTPQIQAQVQAVRDRDFKGVSFFYYETMWNFDTNNVARRKTAFQNLFASNVTRPNLVQEQAVKTEG; the protein is encoded by the coding sequence ATGCATAAAATCTACCGACCCCGCTCGCCGCTGACCTTCTTCACCACCTTTTTGACTGCGATCGCGATGGTGATTGCAGCGGGTTTGATGACCCCCACCACCGCACAAACGAGCCCAACTAAATTTAAGGACGTTCAAGGTCACTGGGCACAGAACTGTATTGAAAATTTGGCTGATCAGAAAATCATTAGTGGCTATCCCGATGGTAGCTTCCGCCCCAGTGCCCCCGTCACGCGTGCTGAATTTGCCGCAATGGTGGTGAAAGCGTTTCCGGGAGCCGTTAATGCTGCCCTACCGACCGCACCCATCCGATTTAGTGATGTAGCGACTAATTATTGGGCGGCTCAATCAATTGATAAAGCATCGGGTGCGGGGTTTATGTCCGGTTATCCCGGTCGAATTTTTAGACCAGCTCAGAATATCCCTCGCGCTCAAGTTCTAGTAGCATTAGCAGGTGGCTTGGGCTACAAAGCGGCTCAACCTGTTGCCACAACCTTAAGTGCTAACTTTAATGATGCTCAAGCGATTCCTGACTATGCCCGTAACGCGATCGCGGCAGCGACTGAAAAACAAATTGTCGTCAACTATCCCAACGTCAAGTCTCTCAATCCCAATCAAATGGCGACTCGCGCCGATGTAGCAGCAGCCATTTGTCGCAGTCGAGCAGGCTCCGATCAACTCGCCCTAGTTCCTACCCAATACATCGCTAGTAACAAACCCCAGTCCCAGCCTCAAAGCACTAACAAAACGAGCGAAATCCGAGGCGTGTGGCTCACCAACGTCGATAGCGAGATCTTGTTTAGTCGCGATCGCCTCAAGAATGACTTGCAAGACCTGGCAAATCTCAAGTTCAACACCGTTTATCCAACGGTTTGGAACTGGGGCCATACACTCTACCCTAGCGAAGTTGCCAAAAAAGTGATTGGTACAGAGGTAGATCCAACTCCAGGCTTGCAAGGGCGAGATATGTTGGCGGAAGCCGTAGCGGAAGGCCATCGTAACAACCTCGCTGTCATTCCTTGGTTTGAATTTGGCTTCATGGCTCCTGCCGAGTCAGACCTAGTGGCACGTCATCCTGACTGGCTTACTACTCGACAAGACGGTTCCACGATTTGGGCCGAAGGCAAGCACAGTCGCGTTTGGCTCAATCCTTTTCAGCCGGAAGTGCAACAGTTCATGATCGATTTGGTCACCGAAATTGTCACCAAATACGACATTGATGGCATTCAGTTTGATGACCACTTTGGGCTACCTGCTCAGTTTGGCTACGACCCCATCACCGTCAAGCTTTATCAGCAAGAACATCAAGGCCAGAAACCACCAAGCGATCCCAAAGATGCCGAGTGGACTCGTTGGCGTGCTGACAAAATTACCGCTGTGTTCGCTCGCACGTTTGAGGCAATTAAGGCTCGTAAACCCAAGACAATCGTTTCCCTCTCTCCCAATCCGCAAAAGTTCTCCTATGAGGAATTTTTGGCCGATTGGGCCACGTGGGAACGCCGTGGCTTGGTAGAAGAACTGTTGTTGCAGATTTATCGCACTGACTTAAACACCTTTATTTCAGAACTCGATCAGCCCGAAGTTCGAGCTGCGAAACAACATATTCCTGTCGCGATCGGCATTTTGGCAGGCTTGAAAGACCGTTTGATGCCAACTCCACAAATTCAAGCCCAAGTGCAAGCGGTACGCGATCGCGACTTCAAAGGTGTGTCTTTCTTCTACTACGAAACCATGTGGAACTTTGACACCAACAACGTCGCCCGCCGCAAAACGGCCTTCCAAAACCTGTTTGCCTCGAATGTGACCCGCCCCAACCTTGTGCAGGAGCAGGCGGTGAAGACGGAAGGATGA
- a CDS encoding dienelactone hydrolase family protein yields the protein MKVWTSVLLAPVVALVWSASAQAALRTKVVEYKQGNTVLEGYLAYDDAVTGKRPGVLVVHEWTGIGPYVKRRTNQLAKMGYVAFAPDIYGKGVRPSNPKAAGAEATKYRSNRGLLRDRAQAGLNVLRQQTQVDPKRIAAIGYCFGGGTVLELARSGADIAGVVSFHGNLDTPNPADAKNIKAKVLVLHGGDDPLVPDEQVQSFKQEMRQGKVNWELVSYGGAVHSFTNAEAGNDVSTGVAYNRTADRRSWEDMKQFFTEIFGNRR from the coding sequence ATGAAAGTTTGGACTTCTGTACTTCTGGCTCCCGTGGTTGCTTTAGTTTGGTCAGCAAGCGCCCAAGCAGCTCTACGCACCAAAGTTGTGGAGTATAAGCAAGGAAACACAGTTCTAGAAGGATATTTGGCTTATGACGATGCAGTAACTGGCAAGCGGCCTGGAGTGCTGGTAGTGCATGAGTGGACAGGCATCGGGCCTTATGTGAAGCGCCGCACTAACCAACTAGCAAAAATGGGCTATGTTGCGTTTGCACCTGATATTTATGGCAAGGGCGTTCGGCCCAGCAATCCGAAAGCAGCAGGGGCTGAAGCGACCAAATATCGCTCCAATCGCGGGTTATTACGCGATCGCGCTCAGGCTGGTCTCAATGTTTTGCGCCAACAAACTCAGGTAGACCCCAAGCGAATTGCGGCGATCGGGTACTGCTTTGGCGGCGGCACCGTTTTGGAACTAGCTCGTAGCGGCGCTGATATTGCAGGGGTGGTTAGTTTTCATGGTAATTTAGACACCCCCAACCCAGCCGATGCCAAGAATATTAAAGCTAAAGTTTTGGTATTGCATGGCGGGGACGACCCTCTAGTACCTGATGAGCAGGTGCAGTCTTTTAAGCAGGAGATGCGCCAAGGTAAGGTCAATTGGGAACTGGTGAGCTATGGCGGTGCCGTCCACAGTTTCACAAATGCCGAAGCAGGCAATGATGTCTCTACAGGGGTGGCTTACAACCGTACCGCCGATCGCCGCTCTTGGGAAGATATGAAGCAGTTTTTTACGGAGATTTTTGGAAATAGAAGATAG
- a CDS encoding NAD(P)H-quinone oxidoreductase subunit 4, which yields MSTHFPWLTTIILLPLVASLPIPFLPGKDNKVVRWYALGVGLVDLVLTLFTFWQHYDLQNPELQLVESYTWISQIGLNWSVGVDGLSMPLVLLTALVTTLGIMAAWPITHKPRLFYFLMLAMYSAQIGVFAAQDLLMFFLMWELELVPIYLLISVWGGQKRLYAATKFILYTAVGSLFILVAAFAMAFYGDNVTFDMRELALKDYSLTFELIVYAAFLVAYGVKLPIFPLHTWLPDAHSEAPAPVSMLLAGVMLKMGGYALIRMNVEMLPNAHVYFAPVLALLGVVNIIYAGLTAFAQTNLKRRMAYSSISHMGFVLIGIASFTEVGLSGAMLQMISHGLIAAALFFLSGVAYERTHTLMMDKMGGMAKQMPIVFALFTMGSMASLALPGMSGFVSELSVFLGFTSSEAYSDPFKVVVVLLSAVGLIVTPIYLLSMLREVFYGTASPEMAQVKFWDAKPREVFITACLIVPIIGIGLYPKLATQTYDVKTVAIASQARNSLPLIAEQPPSRLFSRVLSAPQLQTPKPSELLGVLK from the coding sequence ATGAGTACCCATTTTCCTTGGCTCACCACCATCATTTTGCTGCCTCTTGTGGCATCCCTGCCCATCCCCTTCTTGCCTGGTAAAGACAACAAAGTTGTCCGCTGGTACGCCCTAGGGGTGGGTTTAGTAGATCTAGTCCTAACTCTCTTCACCTTCTGGCAGCACTACGATTTACAAAACCCCGAGCTACAACTCGTTGAAAGCTATACCTGGATTTCCCAGATAGGTCTTAACTGGTCAGTCGGCGTTGATGGTTTATCGATGCCTCTGGTGCTTCTAACGGCTTTGGTCACGACCCTCGGCATCATGGCAGCTTGGCCTATCACCCACAAGCCGCGCCTGTTCTACTTCTTGATGCTGGCCATGTACAGCGCCCAGATCGGAGTATTCGCAGCTCAAGATCTGCTGATGTTTTTCCTCATGTGGGAACTAGAGCTGGTACCCATCTATTTGCTGATTTCGGTCTGGGGCGGTCAAAAACGCCTCTATGCAGCAACCAAATTCATTCTCTACACGGCGGTTGGCTCGCTGTTTATTCTCGTTGCTGCTTTTGCAATGGCCTTCTATGGCGACAACGTCACCTTCGATATGCGAGAGCTGGCCCTTAAGGACTACTCTCTAACTTTCGAGTTGATTGTCTACGCAGCCTTTCTAGTTGCCTACGGGGTCAAGCTCCCCATCTTCCCCCTACACACTTGGCTACCGGATGCTCACAGTGAAGCGCCCGCGCCTGTGTCCATGTTGCTGGCGGGTGTGATGCTGAAGATGGGCGGCTATGCCCTAATCCGGATGAACGTGGAAATGCTGCCAAACGCTCACGTTTACTTTGCGCCTGTGTTAGCTCTGCTCGGTGTAGTCAACATCATTTATGCGGGCTTGACAGCGTTTGCTCAGACCAACTTAAAACGCCGCATGGCCTACTCTTCTATCTCCCACATGGGCTTCGTGCTGATTGGGATTGCCTCCTTTACAGAGGTTGGATTGAGCGGGGCGATGCTGCAAATGATTTCCCACGGTTTAATTGCAGCGGCTCTATTCTTCCTATCTGGGGTGGCTTACGAACGGACTCACACCCTGATGATGGACAAGATGGGTGGGATGGCGAAGCAAATGCCGATTGTGTTTGCTTTGTTTACCATGGGTTCGATGGCCTCACTGGCGCTACCAGGCATGAGCGGTTTTGTCAGTGAATTGAGCGTATTCCTCGGCTTTACTAGCAGTGAAGCTTACAGCGACCCTTTCAAAGTCGTAGTGGTGTTGCTTTCGGCAGTGGGCTTGATTGTGACTCCCATCTACTTGCTCTCAATGCTGCGGGAAGTGTTCTACGGTACCGCTAGCCCGGAAATGGCTCAGGTCAAATTCTGGGATGCAAAGCCTAGAGAAGTGTTCATCACGGCTTGCCTGATTGTGCCCATTATCGGAATTGGTTTGTATCCTAAGCTGGCGACCCAAACCTACGATGTGAAGACCGTCGCGATCGCCTCTCAAGCCAGAAACTCCCTACCTCTAATCGCAGAGCAACCTCCCTCTCGCTTGTTCTCTCGCGTCTTGAGCGCACCTCAACTACAAACTCCGAAGCCGAGTGAACTGCTGGGTGTGCTGAAGTAG
- a CDS encoding tetratricopeptide repeat protein produces the protein MYRQSLLALSALCLVGLGLAAPVTQASEAKQTPATNRHQSAIASGLIAQASGSNSEELSRLLKEGRKLVDSGNFPGALALYERAANLDGKNAKIFSGIGYLQARQGNFPAAAAAYRQAVALDQKNADFQYALGYSLANSGDNPGAAAAYQRATQLDGKNIEAYLGLGIVLARQGNNDGAIDAYQKVITINPKSAKPYEALGSLLLQQKRYREAIATLQKAAQLAPNRASTQINLGVAFLNQGDTRGGITALERAAQMEPRNADIHLQIGKILQDQGDRPGSLQAYQRAVAIKPSLTEAHAAIGDLYLEDQNFLRAIVAYREALEASPDDARTVYNLAVALRGRDRLDEAEDTFKKARDLFKRQGDKAGEEKAESALRSFKD, from the coding sequence GTGTATAGACAATCTCTTTTGGCCCTTAGTGCGCTGTGCTTAGTAGGCTTAGGTCTAGCTGCACCCGTAACTCAAGCCTCTGAGGCAAAACAGACCCCAGCAACCAACCGCCATCAATCAGCGATCGCGAGCGGCTTAATTGCTCAAGCCAGCGGGTCCAATAGCGAAGAACTAAGCCGACTGCTAAAGGAAGGACGGAAGTTGGTTGATTCTGGCAACTTCCCTGGTGCCTTAGCACTCTATGAGCGAGCTGCCAATTTGGATGGTAAGAATGCCAAGATTTTCTCTGGAATTGGTTACCTGCAAGCTCGACAAGGCAATTTCCCCGCTGCTGCTGCTGCCTACCGTCAAGCCGTAGCGTTGGATCAGAAAAATGCCGATTTTCAGTACGCCCTTGGCTATAGTCTGGCCAACTCTGGAGATAATCCGGGAGCTGCTGCCGCCTATCAACGAGCGACTCAGTTGGATGGCAAAAATATAGAAGCCTACCTAGGATTGGGGATTGTCTTAGCTCGCCAAGGTAATAACGACGGGGCGATCGACGCTTATCAAAAAGTCATTACCATCAACCCCAAAAGCGCCAAACCCTATGAAGCGCTTGGATCACTATTACTCCAGCAAAAGCGTTATCGGGAAGCGATCGCGACTTTACAGAAGGCGGCTCAACTAGCCCCCAATCGCGCCAGCACCCAAATTAACTTGGGCGTCGCTTTCCTGAACCAGGGCGATACCCGTGGTGGCATTACCGCTCTCGAACGAGCCGCCCAAATGGAACCCCGCAATGCTGATATTCACTTACAGATTGGCAAAATTTTGCAAGACCAAGGCGATCGCCCTGGATCTTTGCAAGCTTATCAACGCGCGGTTGCGATCAAGCCTAGTTTGACGGAGGCCCATGCTGCGATTGGTGATCTGTATTTGGAGGATCAAAATTTCCTGCGGGCGATCGTAGCTTATCGCGAAGCCTTGGAAGCTAGCCCCGATGATGCCAGAACCGTTTACAACCTAGCTGTGGCTCTTAGAGGCCGCGATCGCCTAGACGAAGCCGAAGACACCTTCAAAAAAGCCCGCGACTTATTCAAGCGTCAAGGCGACAAAGCAGGCGAGGAAAAAGCCGAATCCGCCTTACGCAGTTTTAAGGACTAA
- a CDS encoding YbjQ family protein: MILSTTDVIQGATVEAYLGIVTAEVVYGSNALRDFFAGIRDIIGGRTASYERVFEQGQRDALAELEKRAERLGANAVIGIEIDTGTISLDQSGVLLLITATGTAIRLR, translated from the coding sequence ATGATTTTATCAACAACTGATGTCATTCAAGGAGCCACTGTCGAAGCTTATTTAGGCATCGTGACGGCTGAGGTAGTCTACGGCAGTAATGCGTTGCGAGATTTTTTTGCGGGAATTCGAGACATTATTGGCGGGCGGACAGCCAGCTACGAGCGCGTTTTTGAGCAAGGGCAACGAGATGCACTCGCAGAGCTAGAGAAGCGAGCAGAGCGTTTAGGAGCGAATGCGGTCATTGGCATTGAGATCGATACTGGAACGATCAGCCTGGATCAGTCTGGAGTGTTATTGCTCATTACTGCGACTGGAACTGCAATTCGACTGCGCTAA
- a CDS encoding thylakoid membrane photosystem I accumulation factor, producing MSPWWKLPIVSMTSASKYLTTGELSSQVGAPKQRRSWRQQTFAVLLVLMVAIAGFWSVGASPALAGIDDDRFDGNIFALYAGNGALVPPRTTLADSIQRHKPALLVFFVDDSKDCKQFSPVVSQLQGFYGKVVDFIPINVDAIPIKSSYSPTEPGYYYAGVVPQTVVINQEGKVALNAKGKVPFEAVDDTFREVFNLLPRSESVPLRRRMFNEFSSELTEQAAPKSK from the coding sequence ATGTCTCCCTGGTGGAAGTTGCCCATTGTGTCTATGACTAGTGCTAGTAAATATTTGACGACTGGTGAACTGTCCTCACAGGTAGGAGCACCCAAGCAGCGTCGGTCATGGCGACAACAGACTTTCGCTGTGCTGCTGGTGTTAATGGTCGCGATCGCTGGTTTCTGGTCGGTCGGAGCTTCTCCTGCACTCGCAGGCATAGACGACGATCGCTTTGATGGCAATATTTTTGCGCTCTACGCGGGTAATGGCGCGTTGGTCCCGCCTAGAACCACCTTGGCAGATTCAATCCAACGTCATAAACCTGCGCTGCTGGTGTTTTTTGTCGATGACAGCAAGGATTGCAAGCAGTTTTCCCCGGTTGTCTCTCAGCTCCAAGGCTTTTATGGCAAGGTTGTAGACTTCATTCCCATCAACGTGGATGCCATTCCAATCAAATCTAGCTACAGCCCAACTGAACCCGGTTACTACTATGCTGGCGTCGTGCCCCAAACTGTAGTGATCAACCAAGAGGGTAAAGTGGCGTTGAATGCCAAGGGTAAAGTCCCCTTTGAAGCGGTGGATGATACCTTCCGAGAGGTATTTAACCTCTTGCCCCGTTCTGAATCTGTACCTCTAAGACGGCGCATGTTTAATGAGTTCAGCTCTGAGCTAACTGAACAAGCGGCTCCGAAGTCTAAGTAA